The sequence below is a genomic window from Syntrophorhabdaceae bacterium.
TTTTTACGAAAAGTGAGAAGGAGAGGATCAGGAATACTACCAAAGAAGTTGAGTTGAAGACCGTCGGCGAGATAGCCGTTGTGGTTGTGGATCAGAGCAGTCACTACAGGGAAGCAGAAATACTCGGCGGCATATTTTCAGGAAGCCTCGTTTCCCTTATCGTATCAGCGGTCTTTTTCCATTCCTCGCTCTGGTTCTATATTCCGCTCTCGTTCCTTTTGTTCTTCCCCGGCCGTTTCCTCTTTCAGCGCGTGCCGCATCTAAAAGAGGTTTTTACCGGCAGGAAAAGAAGAGAGCTTGCCGTCAGGGAGCGTGCGGTCAAGGCATTCTATGAAAACGGTCTTTACAGGACCAGACAAAATACCGGCGTCCTCTTTTTTATCTCCCTGCTCGAAAGAAAGGTGTGGGTACTTGCCGATAAAGGTATCCACGAAAAGATCAAGCAGCAGACGCTGAACAGGTTCGCTGATGTGGTCTCAAAAGGTATCCGCGAAGGACGTGCCTGCGATGCCCTCTGCGAGGCCATCGGGGAAGCGGGCGAAGTGCTTGCAAAGCATTATCCTGTGACGCCGGGGGACGTGGATGAACTGCCCGACGGAGTAATCTGCGAGCCCGGCGGCGAGTGCGATACGTAAACCAGCAGACAGCCGTCAGCAGTCGGCAGAAAACATAAGTCGTGAGGCTAATAGAAAAGCAGAAGGTAAGAGGGTGAGAAGAGCAGCAGATACTCGTAGCCGGTCACTCGATACTCGTTACCGGACGCCGGTCTG
It includes:
- a CDS encoding TPM domain-containing protein, which codes for MKYHRKAEQFFTKSEKERIRNTTKEVELKTVGEIAVVVVDQSSHYREAEILGGIFSGSLVSLIVSAVFFHSSLWFYIPLSFLLFFPGRFLFQRVPHLKEVFTGRKRRELAVRERAVKAFYENGLYRTRQNTGVLFFISLLERKVWVLADKGIHEKIKQQTLNRFADVVSKGIREGRACDALCEAIGEAGEVLAKHYPVTPGDVDELPDGVICEPGGECDT